The Winogradskyella schleiferi genome has a window encoding:
- the ruvC gene encoding crossover junction endodeoxyribonuclease RuvC, whose amino-acid sequence MSKEKIILGIDPGTTIMGFGLIKIVGKKMEFMQLNELMLKKYDDHYLKLKLIFERTVELIDTYHPDEIAIEAPFYGKNVQSMLKLGRAQGVAMAAGLSREVPITEYAPKKIKMAITGNGNASKEQVAKMLQSMLGLKELPKNLDSMDGLAAAVCHFYNEGRVEVGKSYSGWSAFVKQNERRVKK is encoded by the coding sequence ATGAGCAAAGAAAAAATTATTTTAGGCATAGATCCTGGTACAACCATTATGGGTTTCGGACTCATAAAAATTGTGGGTAAAAAAATGGAATTTATGCAACTCAATGAGCTCATGCTAAAAAAATATGACGATCATTACCTTAAGCTCAAACTTATTTTTGAACGTACTGTAGAACTCATAGATACCTACCATCCTGACGAAATTGCCATCGAAGCACCATTCTATGGTAAAAATGTACAAAGTATGCTAAAATTAGGTCGTGCGCAAGGTGTTGCTATGGCAGCAGGTTTATCTCGCGAAGTTCCCATAACGGAATACGCACCCAAGAAAATAAAAATGGCAATTACCGGAAACGGAAATGCCAGTAAGGAGCAAGTTGCTAAAATGCTGCAAAGCATGTTAGGTTTAAAAGAACTGCCTAAAAATTTGGATTCTATGGATGGTCTGGCAGCAGCTGTTTGTCATTTTTATAACGAAGGCCGCGTTGAGGTTGGAAAGAGTTATTCTGGTTGGTCGGCTTTTGTTAAGCAGAATGAAAGGCGTGTAAAAAAGTAG
- the hemW gene encoding radical SAM family heme chaperone HemW: MSGIYIHIPFCKQACHYCDFHFSTSLKKKEELINALSKELELRKDEFSNSTVETIYFGGGTPSLLNNEELQFLIDSVYNNYKVSKNPEITLEANPDDLSKDRIMELSKSPINRLSIGIQSFFESDLKLMNRAHNVEEAKACLEEATKYFDNISLDLIYGIPGASNEQWLKNIEIALSFNVPHISSYALTVEPKTALASFIKKGLIENVDDEQAHEQFHILKDKLEASGFVHYELSNFGKDGYFSKNNSAYWQGKSYLGIGPSAHSFNGKQRSWNVKNNSKYIKAIQGNELPIEIETLTQTDRYNEYIMTGLRTIWGVSLVKVENDFGVTFKNYLNAQSEVFINQHLLYIEDAHLRVTKKGQFLCDGIASELFKINLK, encoded by the coding sequence ATGAGCGGCATCTATATCCACATACCATTCTGTAAACAAGCCTGTCATTATTGTGATTTTCATTTTTCAACTTCACTAAAGAAAAAGGAAGAACTCATTAATGCATTATCCAAGGAATTAGAACTCCGTAAAGATGAATTCAGTAATTCTACAGTTGAAACTATCTATTTTGGAGGCGGAACGCCTTCATTATTGAACAATGAAGAATTACAATTTTTAATTGATTCCGTATATAATAATTATAAAGTTTCCAAAAATCCAGAAATTACGCTTGAAGCTAATCCAGATGATTTGTCTAAAGATCGAATAATGGAACTCTCCAAAAGTCCAATAAATAGACTATCAATAGGCATTCAATCCTTTTTCGAATCCGATTTAAAACTCATGAATCGCGCGCACAACGTAGAAGAAGCGAAAGCGTGTTTGGAAGAAGCAACCAAATATTTCGATAATATTTCTCTCGATTTAATTTATGGGATTCCAGGAGCGTCAAACGAACAATGGCTAAAAAATATTGAAATCGCTCTAAGTTTTAATGTGCCTCATATTTCAAGCTATGCATTAACGGTTGAACCAAAAACAGCTTTAGCCTCCTTCATAAAAAAAGGACTTATTGAAAATGTTGATGATGAACAAGCCCACGAACAGTTTCATATTTTGAAAGACAAACTGGAAGCTTCGGGATTTGTGCATTATGAACTTTCCAATTTTGGAAAAGACGGTTATTTCAGTAAAAATAATTCGGCTTATTGGCAAGGAAAATCCTATTTGGGGATTGGACCTTCGGCACATTCCTTTAATGGCAAACAACGTAGTTGGAACGTGAAAAACAATTCAAAATACATAAAAGCTATACAAGGAAATGAACTACCAATAGAGATCGAAACCTTAACCCAAACTGATAGGTATAACGAATATATAATGACGGGTTTGCGAACCATCTGGGGCGTCTCGTTGGTAAAAGTAGAAAACGACTTTGGCGTAACTTTTAAGAATTACTTAAATGCCCAGTCGGAAGTTTTTATAAATCAACATTTATTGTATATTGAAGATGCGCATTTACGCGTCACTAAAAAAGGACAATTTTTATGTGATGGTATTGCGTCTGAACTTTTTAAAATCAATCTAAAGTGA
- a CDS encoding cyclase family protein gives MIATIQYNSRKLKIDLSQPLDISIPLTGKATNINAWYIGPPKIEPEIIDGETVSVANGAVVNFNTITFNPHSHVTHTETVGHITEEVYSINKLLKEFFFLAQVVTVAPEKLGEDYVISKKQLKFALGNKKRDAIVIRTMPNMRDKFSRQYSNTNPTYLQEDAAEYLKTKGIKHLLIDLPSVDKESDGGELLAHNAFWNTKGKLRFDATISEFIYVSNKIEDGMYMLNLQIAPFENDASPSKPILYKILD, from the coding sequence GTGATAGCAACCATACAATACAATTCCAGAAAACTAAAAATAGATTTATCCCAACCATTGGATATTTCCATACCTCTAACAGGGAAGGCAACCAATATAAACGCTTGGTATATTGGTCCACCCAAAATTGAACCAGAAATAATAGATGGAGAAACCGTAAGTGTCGCAAATGGCGCTGTTGTCAATTTCAACACCATTACATTCAATCCACATTCGCATGTTACACATACCGAAACCGTGGGTCATATTACAGAAGAGGTATATTCGATAAATAAGCTTTTAAAAGAATTTTTCTTTTTGGCCCAAGTGGTTACGGTTGCACCAGAAAAATTGGGCGAGGATTACGTGATCTCAAAAAAACAGTTAAAATTTGCATTGGGTAACAAAAAACGCGATGCCATAGTGATTAGAACCATGCCCAATATGCGCGATAAATTTTCGAGACAATACTCCAATACCAATCCCACTTATCTACAAGAAGATGCTGCTGAATATTTGAAAACTAAAGGTATCAAACATTTACTTATTGATTTGCCAAGTGTAGATAAAGAGAGTGATGGCGGTGAACTTTTAGCGCATAATGCGTTTTGGAATACAAAAGGCAAATTACGTTTCGATGCTACAATATCTGAATTTATATACGTGTCTAATAAAATTGAAGACGGCATGTATATGCTCAACCTTCAAATTGCCCCTTTTGAGAATGATGCAAGCCCAAGTAAACCTATTTTATACAAAATTTTAGACTAA
- a CDS encoding DUF4260 domain-containing protein → MKTILKLEELLMFALGAYMFSLLGSNWWWFFGLLLLPDIGALGYLVNPKIGAISYNVFHHKGIAIVLYLTGIYFLNEPLKLMGIILFSHASIDRVFGYGFKHFDSFKNTHLGKIGN, encoded by the coding sequence ATGAAAACAATATTAAAGCTTGAAGAATTGTTGATGTTTGCCTTAGGAGCATATATGTTTAGCTTGTTGGGTAGCAATTGGTGGTGGTTTTTCGGGTTATTATTGTTGCCAGATATTGGAGCTTTGGGCTATTTGGTAAATCCTAAAATTGGGGCGATTTCTTATAATGTTTTTCATCATAAGGGCATTGCGATTGTACTATATTTGACAGGTATTTATTTTTTAAATGAACCTTTAAAACTCATGGGTATTATTTTATTTTCCCATGCGTCAATTGATAGAGTTTTTGGTTATGGATTTAAACATTTTGATAGTTTTAAAAACACGCATCTAGGAAAAATAGGAAATTAG
- a CDS encoding DUF4230 domain-containing protein: METFFIIIISILVTLGVVTIYKQWKTKKVTKEQSILILEKIKRVCKLVSVEGDFAEIYHYEDVKAKFLKLISSRKKALVVINAKAHVGFDLGKVKMSSNAKTKTVFLTHFPQPEVISVESDINYYDKRDGMFNRFEAADLTDLHAKAKAHILDKIPESGLYNIAKQEALEAIHLIENLVETIGWTLDYSALKIEGEDDKKLLK, translated from the coding sequence ATGGAAACCTTTTTTATAATTATCATCAGTATTTTGGTTACTTTAGGTGTGGTAACCATCTATAAACAATGGAAAACCAAAAAAGTGACCAAAGAGCAATCTATTCTCATATTAGAGAAAATAAAACGCGTTTGCAAATTGGTATCGGTTGAAGGCGATTTTGCGGAAATATACCATTATGAAGATGTTAAAGCAAAGTTCTTAAAACTAATTTCTAGCCGAAAAAAAGCATTGGTAGTGATTAACGCAAAAGCACATGTGGGCTTTGATTTGGGTAAAGTAAAAATGTCATCAAATGCGAAAACCAAAACAGTTTTTTTAACACATTTTCCACAGCCAGAAGTGATTTCGGTTGAAAGTGATATTAATTATTACGATAAACGCGATGGTATGTTCAATAGGTTTGAGGCAGCCGATTTAACGGATTTACACGCTAAAGCCAAAGCACATATTTTGGATAAAATTCCGGAAAGCGGTTTGTATAATATTGCAAAGCAAGAAGCATTGGAAGCTATTCATTTAATTGAAAACTTAGTGGAAACTATTGGTTGGACTCTAGATTATTCAGCTTTAAAAATTGAAGGAGAGGACGATAAGAAATTGTTGAAGTGA
- a CDS encoding MmcQ/YjbR family DNA-binding protein translates to MNIEDYRNYCLNKKAVTEHFPFDKDTLVFKVCNKMFALASLKRWENREAFINLKCDPEYAQELRAEYDSIKPGYHMHKQQWNSVYVHTGELSPKLITNLIDHSYDMVVKGLPKNLRDTLV, encoded by the coding sequence ATGAACATAGAAGACTACAGAAACTATTGCCTCAACAAAAAAGCCGTTACCGAACACTTTCCGTTCGATAAGGATACACTGGTGTTTAAAGTCTGCAATAAAATGTTTGCCTTGGCCTCTTTAAAACGCTGGGAAAATCGGGAAGCATTTATCAACTTAAAATGCGATCCCGAATATGCACAAGAACTAAGAGCCGAATACGATAGTATTAAACCAGGTTACCATATGCATAAACAACAATGGAATAGTGTATATGTGCATACAGGAGAACTTTCGCCAAAACTTATTACAAATCTGATTGACCATTCTTATGATATGGTTGTAAAAGGTTTGCCTAAAAACCTGAGGGATACGCTCGTTTAG